Part of the Pedobacter roseus genome is shown below.
GTTTACATTGCTTATGGTGTGTATTCTCTGTGGTATCTCTCTGAGTATGGCACAGAATATTACCGTAAAAGGTTTGGTAAAAGACAAGCAAGGATTACCATTGCCCGGTGTATCTGTAAAGGTGAAAGGAACTAACCAGGGCGCCTCTACTGCAGATAACGGAGGATATACGATCAGCGCTCCTCAAAACTCAACTTTAGAATTTACTTTTATTGGTTATAAAACAATAGAAGAAGCGGTAAGTGGCCGTACAACTGTAAACGTTACCCTATCTGACGACAACCAACAGCTAAATGAGGTGGTGGTAATCGGTTATGGTACTACGACCAAAAAAGATTTAACAACAGCTGTAGTATCCTTATCTTCTAAAGATATCGAGAATCAACCTGTAACCAATCCCCTGCAGGCCATCCAGGGTAAAGCTGCTGGTGTGCAGATTTCTTCACAATCAGGAAAACCAGGATCGGGCGTATCAGTTACCATTCGTGGTAATACTTCGATCAATGCTTCTAACAGTCCGCTGTATGTTATTGATGGGGTAACTTCCCGCGATGCGAGTTTCTTAAACCCTACAGATATTGAAAGTTTGACGATTTTAAAAGATGCTTCAGCTGCTGCAATCTACGGATCGAGCGGTGCTAATGGTGTAATCCTGATTACCACCAAAAAAGGATCATCGGACAAAATTCGTGCAACTTTTAATGCATTTACAGGTTTTTCTAACCTCTGGCAAAAACAGGATGTGTTAAACAGAGATCAATATATCTCCCTGATGAAAGAATTGGGTTATGATACCAATGGTTTGGGTAATCAAAACACAGACTGGCAAGACCTAACATTCGGTACAGGAACGCAGAACAGCTATCAGGCATCCATTTCCGGAGGTGTTAAGGGTGGTCAATACTCCTTATCAACAGGTTATCAACAAGATAAAGGTGTGGTATCGCCAGCCAAACTGGATAAATATACTATCCACTTTAACGGTTCACAAAACATTACCAAATGGTTAAAATTAACTGGTAATGCGGCTATTACCCAAAATAACTCAGTAGATGTAAGCGATAATGCTAACGTGGCAAGAGGCGGAACCATTTTATCGGCATTAACCACGCCCCCTACCATTGGTGTTTATGCTGCTAATGGTACTTATGCCTTTAACCCTTACAAAGGTGGCTCAGAAAACCCTGTGGCCAATGCAAACGCTGCAATAAACAGGAACAGGAATTTCCGTTTCTTAGGTGCTTTTGCTGCTGAAATTAAATTCACACAGGATTTCTCTTTCAAATCGAGCATCAGTACAAACAACAACGACAACAGATATTCATACTTTTTAGATCCATATTCAACAGATTATGGAAGGACACAAAAAGGGATTATCAATTCTAATTTCAGCACCGACCATGTTTGGTTAAACGAAAACATTTTAAACTATACCAAAAACTGGGGTAAAAATGCTTTCACTGCAACAGGCGGTATGACTTTACAAGAATCTAAATATTACAAGTTAAGCTATAACGAGCAGAATTTCATTGGTGCAAATGGTCAGCTATTAGATCATGGCACTTCAATTCCTCCGCAACTGCCAACTGCATCAGATTGGTCTAAACGTTCTTATTTAGCCCGTTTAACTTACGCTTACGACAGTAAGTATTTATTCAGCACCAACTTCAGGGCTGATGGTTCATCACGTTTCGGTCCACAAAATAAATATGGTTATTTCCCTTCTGCATCAGTTGGATGGAGAATTTCCGGCGAGAATTTCCTAAAAGATGTTAAATCAATCAACGATTTAAAATTAAGGGCGAGCTGGGGTAAAGTAGGTAACGATGAAGGTATCGGAGATTATTCGTACTTAGAACTGTACACTCCAACCACACAGGGATCGTATGTATTTTCTCAATTGCCAAACCCTGGTTTGAAATGGGAAGAAACCACACAAACCAATATCGGTTTAGATTTATCGATGTTCAACAGCCGCGTGGTTTTCACTGCTGATGCTTATTTAAAGAAAACAAAAGACCTTTTAATTAACCAGCCCTTACCAAATTCAATCGGTTTTGGCAGTATCGCTTCAAACGTAGGTGATATGGAAAATAAAGGTTTAGAGTTTGTTTTAACCACCAAAAACTTTGTAAAAGATAAGTTTACCTGGACAACAGACATCAACTTCTCTTTAAACCGCAATAAAGTAACCAGCTTAGGTGATAAAGTGAATTCGATTAATTTCGGTGATATTTATGAGCGTGATGCTGCTATCAGAGTGGTTACAGGTCGTCCGTTAGGCAGTTTTTATGGTTATGTTTCAAACGGTGTAGATCCTCAAACCGGAAATATCGTTTATCAGGATTTAAATGGCGATAAAACAATTAATGCAGATGACAGAACTTTTATCGGTTCGGCACAGCCTAAATTCACTTATGGTGTTAACAACACTTTTACTTTTGACAACTTTGGCTTAAACTTCTTATTCCAGGGTGTTCAGGGCAACCAGATGTTCAATGCATCCAGAATGGAACTGGAAGGCATGAACGATTCTAAAAATCAATCGGCTGTGGTGCTAAACAGATGGACCACACCAGGACAGATCACTGATGTTCCGAGAGCAATTAAAGATAATACCAGCAACACCTTAACTTCTAGTCGTTTTGTTGAAGATGGTTCTTATCTGCGTTTAAAAACCACCACATTATCTTACAATTTTGGTGCAGCCACTTTAGGTAAACTTAAAATGAGCAAAGTAATGTTATATGCATCGGCTTACAACCTATTAACTTTTACAAAATACACAGGTTTTGATCCGGAGGTTAACGTAAACTCGGCCAACGGACCGGCAATGGGTATCGATTATGGTACTTATCCTCAGTCGAGAACTTTCTTATTTGGTGTTAACGTAGGCTTTTAATTCAGACAACAATGAAACTTAAAATATATTCATTAATCGCAGCGGGTACCATTACTTTGGCATTGAGCAGCTGTAAAAAAGATTTCTTAGATCAAACTCCCATTACGCAGGTAGGTCCTGATGTAGCTTTTGCAGATGCAGCGGCAGCGGAGAAATTAATTCAGGGTGCATACGACGGGATGTATAACGATTTCCACATCTGGGATTACATGAC
Proteins encoded:
- a CDS encoding SusC/RagA family TonB-linked outer membrane protein — protein: MRKKFTLLMVCILCGISLSMAQNITVKGLVKDKQGLPLPGVSVKVKGTNQGASTADNGGYTISAPQNSTLEFTFIGYKTIEEAVSGRTTVNVTLSDDNQQLNEVVVIGYGTTTKKDLTTAVVSLSSKDIENQPVTNPLQAIQGKAAGVQISSQSGKPGSGVSVTIRGNTSINASNSPLYVIDGVTSRDASFLNPTDIESLTILKDASAAAIYGSSGANGVILITTKKGSSDKIRATFNAFTGFSNLWQKQDVLNRDQYISLMKELGYDTNGLGNQNTDWQDLTFGTGTQNSYQASISGGVKGGQYSLSTGYQQDKGVVSPAKLDKYTIHFNGSQNITKWLKLTGNAAITQNNSVDVSDNANVARGGTILSALTTPPTIGVYAANGTYAFNPYKGGSENPVANANAAINRNRNFRFLGAFAAEIKFTQDFSFKSSISTNNNDNRYSYFLDPYSTDYGRTQKGIINSNFSTDHVWLNENILNYTKNWGKNAFTATGGMTLQESKYYKLSYNEQNFIGANGQLLDHGTSIPPQLPTASDWSKRSYLARLTYAYDSKYLFSTNFRADGSSRFGPQNKYGYFPSASVGWRISGENFLKDVKSINDLKLRASWGKVGNDEGIGDYSYLELYTPTTQGSYVFSQLPNPGLKWEETTQTNIGLDLSMFNSRVVFTADAYLKKTKDLLINQPLPNSIGFGSIASNVGDMENKGLEFVLTTKNFVKDKFTWTTDINFSLNRNKVTSLGDKVNSINFGDIYERDAAIRVVTGRPLGSFYGYVSNGVDPQTGNIVYQDLNGDKTINADDRTFIGSAQPKFTYGVNNTFTFDNFGLNFLFQGVQGNQMFNASRMELEGMNDSKNQSAVVLNRWTTPGQITDVPRAIKDNTSNTLTSSRFVEDGSYLRLKTTTLSYNFGAATLGKLKMSKVMLYASAYNLLTFTKYTGFDPEVNVNSANGPAMGIDYGTYPQSRTFLFGVNVGF